A single region of the Salvia miltiorrhiza cultivar Shanhuang (shh) chromosome 8, IMPLAD_Smil_shh, whole genome shotgun sequence genome encodes:
- the LOC131000314 gene encoding protein FAR1-RELATED SEQUENCE 3 — protein MDARLVGIKEGNMDQHGGLADDGDDDSNSSGEMDASGHSLVEDGIFAEPYVGMEFDSENAAKMFYEDYARTLGFSARVCFDRSTSREFVCSRDGLKKRAGESCGAMLRIEPRGQNKWVVTKFVKDHSHTIVSRSKLRCLRPKRHFAATTNSAAETFQDVDLVPSGIMYVSMDGNGVSSEINHVGKNMNASGINHTVKNIGAPGLTPGYSNQRRTLGRDAQNLLDYFKKMQAENPGFYYAIQLDEENRMANAFWADSRSRRAYSHFGDAVVLDTTYRINQYRVPFAPFTGVNHHGQTILFGCALLFDESEATFVWLFKTFLAAMNDHAPVSLTTDKDRAVHAAVTQVFPEVRHCVNKWNVLREGHDRMAHVCRAHPNFQVELYNCINMTETIEEFESFWLSILDKYDLNRNDWLQSIYNSRKQWVPAYCRDSFFAAISPCLGFQSSFFDGYVNQQTTLPMFFRQYERALENSFEREVEADFDTVCTTPVLKTPSPMENQAASLYTKRIFSKFQEELVETFVYTANRIDGDGNGSTFRVAKFEDVTKVYFVKLNIVEMKANCSCKMFEYSGILCRHVLTVFTVTNVLTLPSHYILKRWTRNAKSIIVADEHFEHQGHESLTTRYNNLCKEAIRFAEEGAVSLETYKASLLSLREGGKKVAGVKKSVAKTAPSSAQVGGVTYDDRRTSTANLEMTPLLWPHQDEIIRRFNLNDTGVPSLSDLSIPRMAPVSLNRDGGHSDNMMILPCLKSMTWVMENKNLTPANKVAVINLKLQDYAKTPVGESEVKFSLSRVTLEPMLRSMAYISEQLSTPANKVAVINLKLQDTETTSGESEVKFQVSRDTLGAMLRSMAYIREQLSNAIEPKQDNLTKRPRK, from the exons ATGGATGCTAGATTGGTAGGTATCAAAGAGGGGAATATGGACCAACATGGGGGGCTGGCAGATGATGGGGACGATGATTCTAATAGCAGCGGAGAAATGGATGCTTCTGGGCACTCACTGGTTGAGGATGGTATTTTTGCTGAACCGTATGTTGGGATGGAATTCGACTCCGAAAATGCAGCAAAGATGTTTTATGAAGACTATGCAAGAACTCTGGGGTTTAGTGCTCGAGTTTGCTTTGACCGCTCAACCTCCAGGGAGTTTGTGTGTTCCAGGGATGGATTAAAGAAAAGAGCTGGTGAGAGCTGTGGAGCTATGCTCAGAATTGAACCAAGGGGTCAAAACAAATGGGTAGTGACAAAATTTGTGAAAGATCATAGTCACACAATTGTTAGTCGTAGTAAGTTGCGGTGCCTCAGACCTAAAAGACATTTTGCTGCTACCACAAACAGTGCGGCCGAAACTTTCCAAGATGTGGACTTAGTTCCCAGTGGCATCATGTATGTTTCTATGGATGGAAATGGTGTTTCTTCAGAAATTAACCATGTAGGGAAGAATATGAATGCTTCCGGAATAAATCATACAGTTAAAAATATTGGAGCACCGGGCCTTACACCAGGATATTCCAACCAAAGAAGAACATTGGGTAGAGATGCTCAAAATCTCCTTGATTATTTTAAGAAGATGCAGGCGGAAAATCCTGGATTCTACTATGCTATACAACTTGATGAAGAGAATCGCATGGCTAATGCATTCTGGGCAGACTCTAGGTCAAGGAGAGCTTACAGTCATTTTGGAGATGCAGTTGTTCTGGATACAACATACAGGATAAATCAATATAGAGTACCATTTGCTCCATTTACGGGAGTGAACCATCATGGTCAAACTATTTTATTTGGTTGTGCTCTACTTTTTGATGAATCTGAAGCTACATTTGTGTGGCTATTTAAAACATTTCTGGCTGCCATGAATGATCATGCACCTGTCTCCCTGACCACAGATAAGGACAGAGCCGTACATGCTGCAGTTACACAGGTGTTTCCTGAAGTCCGCCATTGTGTAAACAAATGGAATGTGCTAAGAGAAGGCCATGATAGAATGGCTCACGTATGCCGTGCTCATCCTAACTTTCAGGTGGAGCTCTataactgcatcaacatgacagaGACCATTGAGGAATTTGAATCTTTTTGGCTGTCTATACTTGACAAGTATGATCTGAATAGAAATGACTGGCTTCAGTCTATATATAATTCCCGCAAGCAATGGGTGCCTGCTTATTGTCGAGACTCCTTCTTTGCTGCCATTTCCCCCTGTCTTGGATTTCAAAGCTCCTTTTTTGATGGCTATGTAAATCAACAAACTACTTTGCCGATGTTTTTTAGACAATATGAAAGAGCTTTAGAGAACTCATTTGAGAGGGAAGTAGAAGCTGATTTTGATACAGTATGCACCACTCCAGTGCTGAAGACACCTTCCCCTATGGAAAATCAGGCTGCTAGCTTGTATACAAAGAGAATATTCTCGAAATTTCAAGAGGAATTAGTAGAGACATTTGTATATACTGCAAACAGAATTGATGGTGATGGGAATGGTAGTACATTCAGGGTTGCGAAATTTGAGGATGTCACCAAAGTCTATTTCGTCAAACTGAATATTGTAGAAATGAAAGCTAATTGTAGCTGCAAGATGTTTGAGTATTCTGGCATCCTGTGCAGACATGTGTTGACAGTATTTACTGTAACAAATGTACTTACCTTGCCATCCCATTACATCTTGAAGCGGTGGACCAGAAATGCTAAAAGCATCATTGTAGCCGATGAACATTTTGAGCATCAAGGTCATGAATCTCTGACGACAAGATATAATAATTTGTGCAAGGAAGCAATTAGATTTGCTGAAGAAGGGGCAGTATCGCTAGAGACATACAAAGCATCACTTCTTAGTCTTAGAGAAGGGGGGAAGAAGGTTGCTGGTGTTAAAAAAAGTGTAGCAAAAACTGCACCTTCTAGCGCACAGGTTGGTGGAGTTACTTATGATGATCGTAGAACATCCACAGCAAACCTTGAAATGACCCCTTTACTTTGGCCACACCAAGATGAAATAATTCGACGCTTTAATCTTAATGATACTGGTGTTCCTAGTCTTTCAGATCTGAGTATCCCACGCATGGCACCAGTTTCTCTTAACCGCGATGGTGGTCACTCCGACAACATG ATGATTCTTCCTTGTCTTAAGTCAATGACTTGGGTAATGGAGAACAAGAACTTAACTCCAGCTAATAAGGTAGCTGTAATTAACCTGAAG TTACAAGACTATGCCAAGACTCCAGTAGGAGAATCAGAGGTAAAGTTTTCACTGTCAAGGGTTACTTTGGAGCCCATGTTGAGGTCCATGGCTTACATCAGCGAACAGCTTTCAACTCCTGCCAATAAGGTTGCTGTCATCAATTTAAAG
- the LOC131000315 gene encoding uncharacterized protein LOC131000315 — MVSIPLLLMGCGGVGRQLLHHVISCRPLHSRQGLRLRVVGVCDSKSMVAIPDVLTSEFRDDFLLQLCEIKSNGSSFLDLTKTGECQVYSGEEIGRKVIDVAASLRNSCGLALIDCSASSETIGLLSQVVNLDGCVVLANKKPLTSSLESYDKLVSHPRRIRHESTVGAGLPVISTINRMISSGDPIIRIIGSLSGTLGYVMSEVEGGRPFSQVVTAAKKLGFTEPDPRDDLSGMDVARKALILARLLGHRIELDSIKVESLYPEKMGPAKMPLDEFLAEGLPLLDEDIQKRIENASSNGNVLRYVCLIEESRCEVGLQEVAKDSALGRLKGSDNVMEIYSRCYSKQPLVIQGAGAGNDTTAAGVLADILDIQDLFRHSPSVA; from the exons ATGGTCAGCATTCCGTTGCTGCTGATGGGCTGCGGCGGCGTCGGCCGCCAGCTCCTCCACCACGTCATCTCTTGCCGCCCCCTCCATTCCCGACAG GGGTTGAGGTTAAGGGTGGTGGGAGTGTGTGATAGTAAATCTATGGTGGCGATACCGGATGTTTTGACCTCCGAATTCCGTGATGATTTTTTGCTGCAACTTTGCGAGATTAAGTCCAACGGCTCTTCTTTTCTCGATCTTACTAAAACTG GTGAATGTCAAGTGTATTCCGGTGAAGAAATTGGGAGGAAAGTGATTGATGTTGCTGCTTCTCTACGTAATTCATGTG GTCTGGCACTAATTGACTGCTCAGCCAGCTCTGAAACTATTGGGCTGCTGAGTCAAGTGGTGAACTTGGATGGCTGTGTGGTCTTGGCGAACAAGAAACCACTTACTTCTTCACTG GAATCTTATGACAAGTTGGTTTCACATCCTCGACGGATTAGACATGAGTCAACT GTTGGTGCTGGTCTTCCTGTCATATCAACTATTAATCGTATGATTTCATCAGGAGATCCTATTATTCGTATCATTGGAAGTTTGAGTG GTACCCTGGGCTATGTGATGAGTGAGGTTGAAGGCGGAAGACCTTTTAGCCAAGTAGTCACTGCTGCAAAAAAGCTTGGATTCACTGAACCTG ATCCTCGGGATGATCTCAGCGGGATGGATGTAGCTAGAAAG GCACTGATCCTTGCACGACTTCTTGGACATCGTATTGAGTTGGACAGTATCAAG GTTGAAAGCTTGTATCCAGAAAAAATGGGACCCGCTAAAATGCCCCTAGATGAATTTTTAGCAGAAGGCCTCCCCTTGCTTGATGAAGATATCCAAAAACGCATAGAAAATGCTTCTTCGAATGGAAATGTTCTGCGCTATGTTTGTCTCATCGAAGAGTCGAG GTGTGAAGTTGGCTTACAAGAAGTTGCAAAAGATTCAGCCTTGGGTAGATTGAAGGGTAGCGATAATGTG ATGGAGATATACAGCCGCTGCTATAGTAAACAACCACTGGTTATTCAAGGTGCTGGAGCAGGCAACGATACTACTGCTGCAGGCGTCCTTGCTGATATCCTCGACATACAGGACCTGTTTCGACACTCACCTTCTGTGGCTTGA